A genome region from Desulfuromonas sp. includes the following:
- a CDS encoding SPOR domain-containing protein — protein sequence MVKRVVTRSERRMERKSALVLLGLILAVSLVSFGLGVLVGQSGHPEVPAPPPAAERERVPVEKKAPQAVAPAEKPAPAKPANAGLTFFDTLPQGQQPPLGSGINLPPQGSGVKKPTAAESSRTESPAVPKVVSTRAVEDAGTAPDGDYVVQVASFRKAEEAHKLSQRLLGGGYAAYTQEADLGEKGTWHRVLVGPFAKTDDAVRTVERLQKQDKLSGIVKKR from the coding sequence ATGGTAAAACGGGTCGTCACGCGCAGCGAGCGACGCATGGAGAGGAAGAGCGCACTGGTCCTGCTGGGGCTGATCCTCGCCGTTTCCCTTGTGAGTTTCGGCCTCGGGGTTCTGGTGGGTCAAAGCGGCCATCCCGAAGTTCCCGCCCCTCCGCCTGCCGCCGAGCGGGAACGCGTACCGGTGGAGAAAAAGGCGCCGCAGGCCGTGGCCCCCGCGGAGAAGCCTGCGCCGGCCAAGCCTGCCAACGCAGGGCTGACCTTTTTCGACACCCTGCCTCAGGGGCAGCAGCCTCCTCTGGGCAGCGGAATCAACCTCCCCCCCCAGGGAAGCGGCGTCAAGAAGCCCACAGCCGCGGAGTCATCCCGGACCGAATCGCCGGCTGTTCCTAAGGTGGTCTCCACCAGGGCCGTCGAGGATGCCGGGACGGCCCCCGATGGAGACTACGTCGTGCAGGTTGCCTCCTTCCGCAAAGCCGAGGAGGCCCACAAGCTCAGCCAACGTCTTCTCGGTGGCGGTTATGCGGCCTATACCCAGGAGGCCGACCTCGGCGAAAAGGGAACCTGGCATCGGGTTCTGGTCGGCCCCTTCGCCAAGACCGACGATGCGGTTCGGACCGTTGAACGACTTCAGAAGCAGGACAAGCTCTCCGGTATCGTCAAAAAGCGCTGA
- the tilS gene encoding tRNA lysidine(34) synthetase TilS, whose protein sequence is MRLCPAPPIPESAMIETVRGKLLEEGLVSAGDRVLVAVSGGADSVALLHLLHSLGHQLDLVLSVAHLDHGIRPESVDDADFVRRLCRDLDVSLTVERVDLPSLARERRQGLEEAARDVRRSFLLEVAGREGSAAIALGHHRGDQAETFLHRLVRGSGTTGLAAMQPKSGPFIRPLLEVSKAQILDYLARHGLGHVEDGSNADLALTRNRIRHELLPLLRQFNPRIEEHFARLSKRLAGEEDFWRGEELRALERVGRVEAGELWLEREGLLALHPALRSRVLRRALAQVRGSSMGICAAHIEALDEVLSGRRPQAECHLPGAWAARRYDRLWLRRSPPGPAPVVSLSIPGPGRYRLPDGNELAVSLEDGAWGEGRDAVEFAAAKVSFPLLVRTVRPGDRFRPSGMEGRKKLKDFFVDEKVDTEARGRILLVEAFGEILWVAGVRRCEGARPEDASGTVLRMVLNRQGVSTIRL, encoded by the coding sequence TTGCGTTTGTGCCCCGCGCCTCCCATCCCTGAAAGCGCCATGATCGAGACGGTTCGTGGGAAACTGCTGGAAGAAGGCCTGGTCTCCGCCGGAGACCGGGTCCTTGTTGCGGTTTCCGGCGGAGCCGATTCGGTGGCCCTGCTGCACTTGCTTCATTCCCTTGGCCATCAACTCGACCTTGTCCTGTCCGTCGCTCACCTCGATCACGGAATTCGCCCAGAAAGCGTTGACGACGCCGATTTCGTGCGCCGTCTCTGTCGTGACCTGGACGTTTCCCTGACTGTCGAGAGGGTGGATCTCCCCAGCCTCGCACGGGAGCGGCGTCAGGGGCTGGAGGAGGCTGCCCGGGATGTGCGCCGCAGCTTTCTGCTGGAAGTGGCGGGACGGGAGGGGAGCGCTGCGATCGCTCTCGGGCACCACCGGGGGGATCAGGCCGAAACCTTTCTTCACCGCCTGGTGAGAGGGAGTGGAACCACCGGTCTGGCGGCCATGCAGCCGAAGAGCGGCCCCTTCATTCGCCCCCTGTTGGAAGTGTCGAAGGCCCAGATTCTAGACTATCTCGCCCGGCACGGCCTCGGCCACGTCGAAGACGGCAGCAATGCTGATCTTGCCTTGACCCGCAATCGAATCCGCCATGAACTTCTGCCCCTTTTGAGGCAGTTCAATCCCCGGATCGAAGAGCACTTTGCCCGGCTCAGCAAGCGCTTGGCCGGGGAGGAGGATTTCTGGCGCGGCGAGGAACTGCGGGCCCTGGAGCGGGTCGGCCGCGTCGAGGCCGGCGAACTCTGGCTGGAGCGGGAGGGTCTTCTGGCCCTTCACCCCGCACTGCGCAGTCGGGTGCTGCGCCGTGCCCTGGCGCAGGTGCGCGGGAGTTCCATGGGGATCTGCGCCGCGCACATCGAAGCCCTGGATGAGGTCCTGTCCGGCCGGCGCCCCCAGGCCGAATGCCACCTGCCGGGGGCTTGGGCAGCTCGCCGCTACGACCGGCTGTGGTTGCGACGGAGTCCTCCCGGGCCAGCACCGGTCGTTTCACTGTCCATTCCCGGCCCGGGGCGCTATCGCCTGCCGGATGGCAATGAACTGGCCGTCAGTCTGGAGGACGGTGCTTGGGGCGAAGGCCGTGATGCCGTTGAATTCGCCGCCGCGAAGGTTTCCTTCCCCCTTCTGGTTCGGACCGTTCGCCCCGGCGACCGGTTCCGTCCCTCGGGGATGGAGGGCAGGAAAAAGCTCAAGGATTTCTTTGTCGATGAGAAGGTCGATACCGAGGCGCGCGGCCGGATTCTCCTGGTAGAGGCATTCGGAGAAATCTTGTGGGTCGCGGGGGTGAGGCGATGCGAGGGAGCCCGCCCCGAGGACGCTTCAGGCACTGTGTTGAGGATGGTCTTGAACCGTCAGGGAGTTTCGACAATTCGGTTGTGA
- a CDS encoding pyridoxine 5'-phosphate synthase gives MAMLGVNVDHVATVRQARGTVEPDPVTAAALAELAGADSITVHLREDRRHIQDRDVELLRQTVKTRLNLEMAATEEMVAIALRVRPDCVTLVPEKREELTTEGGLDVLQHRAHLQEAIGRMRAEGLPVSLFVDPDPAQIRAARDVEADLVEIHTGTYCDAPGAAERSAELAKLEAAIREGRGQGLGVNAGHGLDYRNIQPVVALGGVEEFNIGHSIVSRAVLVGLERAVGEMLGLVRGGVF, from the coding sequence GTGGCTATGCTGGGAGTCAATGTGGACCATGTCGCCACCGTGCGCCAGGCCCGGGGGACCGTGGAGCCAGACCCGGTGACCGCCGCCGCCCTGGCGGAACTGGCCGGGGCCGACAGCATCACCGTCCATCTTCGCGAAGACCGGCGCCACATCCAGGATCGGGACGTGGAGCTGTTGCGGCAGACGGTCAAGACGCGGCTCAACCTGGAGATGGCGGCTACCGAGGAGATGGTGGCGATTGCCCTGCGGGTGCGGCCGGACTGCGTCACCCTCGTGCCGGAGAAGCGGGAGGAGCTGACCACCGAGGGTGGGCTTGACGTCCTTCAGCACCGCGCCCACCTTCAGGAGGCGATCGGGCGGATGCGCGCGGAGGGGCTGCCGGTCAGTCTGTTCGTCGATCCCGACCCGGCTCAGATCCGGGCAGCCCGGGACGTGGAGGCGGACCTGGTGGAGATCCACACCGGGACCTATTGCGATGCTCCCGGGGCGGCGGAGCGCTCCGCCGAACTGGCCAAGCTGGAGGCGGCGATCCGGGAGGGCCGTGGGCAGGGCCTGGGAGTCAACGCCGGGCACGGCCTCGACTACCGCAACATTCAGCCCGTGGTCGCCCTCGGCGGGGTGGAGGAATTCAATATCGGTCACAGCATCGTATCCCGGGCCGTCCTGGTCGGCTTGGAGCGCGCCGTGGGGGAGATGCTGGGTCTCGTTCGGGGCGGAGTGTTTTGA
- the acpS gene encoding holo-ACP synthase, translating into MSPIAGHGVDLARIERFRRFLAEGKTGVIDRIFTEGEKAYALARKDPAPFLAVRFAAKEAFLKALGLGLRDGLSWQDMEVVKDELGCPSLHLSGRAAEIFRERSLLAVHLSYSHEGQYGMASVILEGA; encoded by the coding sequence TTGAGCCCCATCGCCGGCCACGGCGTGGACCTGGCCCGGATCGAGCGGTTTCGCCGTTTTTTGGCCGAAGGCAAGACGGGTGTTATCGACCGCATCTTTACGGAGGGGGAGAAGGCCTACGCCCTGGCCCGGAAGGACCCGGCCCCTTTTCTGGCGGTGCGCTTCGCTGCCAAGGAAGCTTTTCTCAAGGCCCTCGGTCTCGGCTTGCGGGATGGCCTCAGCTGGCAGGACATGGAAGTGGTGAAGGACGAGCTGGGCTGTCCGTCGCTGCACCTTTCCGGGCGGGCCGCCGAAATATTCCGCGAGCGGTCCCTGCTGGCCGTTCATCTCTCCTACAGCCACGAGGGCCAGTACGGCATGGCCAGCGTCATCCTGGAGGGAGCATGA
- a CDS encoding NAD(P)H-hydrate dehydratase, whose amino-acid sequence MRLVTADQMRELDRRTIEEVGIPGVVLMENAGRGAAEHLCRRFASLKPGPVLVLAGKGNNGGDGYVIARHLLDRGWQVRTVVLASAESVGADAGVNLRALRNSGGDIDFAEDEGALRAALDKGRGDTLVVDALLGTGLTSEVRGAYALAIDWINDSGAQVLAVDIPSWLDGSTGCILGRAVRADSTVTFAFAKVGHAVFPGAGLCGELLTVDIGIPATVADGAGDALLLVESAEAAALLPPRPFSGHKGTFGHLLVVAGSTGKSGAAALTAEGGLRAGAGLVTLACPAGVHGVLETKLTEAMTAPLPEVDGAVSLQALQALRFHWAGKEAVALGPGLGQTEEVRDLVRRLVRECPLPLVVDADGINALAPDPSPLGERSGRPAVLTPHPGEMARLTGGTVAEVEADRLGVSRDFARQYGVVLVLKGARTVVAFPDGRVRINGSGNPGLASGGMGDVLTGVIGGLLAQGMKVEEAATLGVFLHGLAADRILSRMGDAGMLAGDLLAEIPAARKQLLIHGGKHAQS is encoded by the coding sequence ATGAGACTGGTCACAGCGGACCAGATGCGCGAACTGGACCGGCGCACCATCGAGGAGGTCGGGATCCCCGGCGTCGTACTCATGGAGAATGCCGGGCGCGGCGCCGCAGAGCATCTCTGCCGGCGCTTCGCGTCCCTGAAGCCGGGGCCCGTTCTGGTCCTTGCGGGCAAGGGGAATAACGGCGGCGACGGCTACGTCATCGCCCGCCACCTGCTTGATCGGGGCTGGCAGGTTCGCACCGTGGTGCTCGCCTCGGCCGAGTCTGTCGGCGCAGATGCCGGCGTCAACTTGCGGGCACTGCGCAACAGCGGCGGAGACATTGACTTCGCCGAGGACGAGGGGGCACTACGGGCGGCTCTTGATAAAGGCCGGGGGGACACCCTCGTGGTCGATGCCCTGCTCGGGACCGGCTTGACCTCGGAAGTCCGCGGCGCCTACGCCCTGGCCATCGACTGGATCAACGACTCCGGTGCCCAGGTCCTGGCGGTCGACATCCCTTCGTGGCTCGACGGAAGCACGGGGTGTATCCTCGGTCGGGCGGTACGGGCTGACAGCACGGTCACATTCGCCTTCGCCAAGGTCGGTCACGCGGTTTTCCCGGGCGCCGGGCTGTGCGGAGAACTGCTTACGGTCGACATCGGCATTCCCGCCACCGTGGCCGATGGCGCGGGGGACGCCCTGCTTCTCGTGGAGAGCGCCGAGGCGGCAGCCCTGTTGCCGCCCCGACCGTTCTCCGGGCACAAGGGGACCTTCGGCCACCTGTTGGTGGTGGCAGGTTCCACCGGAAAATCAGGCGCTGCGGCGCTGACCGCCGAGGGCGGGCTGCGGGCCGGGGCGGGGCTGGTGACCTTGGCCTGCCCGGCAGGGGTGCACGGGGTTCTCGAGACCAAGCTCACCGAGGCCATGACCGCTCCCCTGCCGGAGGTGGACGGGGCGGTCAGTCTTCAGGCACTGCAGGCGCTTCGCTTTCACTGGGCCGGCAAGGAGGCTGTCGCTCTCGGTCCCGGCCTGGGGCAGACCGAAGAGGTCCGGGACCTGGTGCGACGCCTGGTCCGGGAATGTCCCCTGCCTCTGGTTGTGGATGCCGACGGGATCAACGCTCTGGCGCCAGATCCTTCCCCTCTCGGGGAGCGCAGCGGCCGGCCGGCGGTCCTGACCCCCCACCCGGGAGAGATGGCCCGCCTGACTGGCGGCACCGTGGCCGAGGTCGAGGCGGACCGCCTTGGCGTCTCCCGGGATTTTGCCCGGCAGTACGGGGTGGTGCTGGTTCTCAAAGGGGCGCGGACCGTGGTCGCATTTCCCGACGGCAGGGTTCGCATCAACGGCAGCGGCAACCCGGGGCTTGCCAGCGGCGGCATGGGGGACGTGTTGACCGGGGTGATCGGGGGCCTGCTTGCCCAGGGCATGAAGGTTGAAGAGGCGGCCACCCTCGGGGTTTTTCTGCACGGCCTGGCCGCCGACCGCATCCTGTCCCGCATGGGCGATGCCGGGATGCTGGCCGGCGATCTGCTGGCGGAAATTCCTGCCGCCCGAAAGCAACTACTCATCCATGGAGGGAAGCATGCGCAAAGCTAA
- a CDS encoding CdaR family protein, protein MLKLLTENWLLKLLSLVFALVMWFFVMGEQNLEVGYAVQLELQNVPSGMMVSNEVPRLVDVRISGPRTILANLSPADIGISVDLKDLQPGLTSFKRLEERLNIPRALKVTRLSPSFVDVKLERVKEKSVPIRVVLAGAPAEGFQVISVRTEPKSATVLGAESELKDVAEVVTEVVDLAQVRESFTLMVPFNYEGRYTSLKEQKTAEVQVTIESVEPVDPGEQGGKIE, encoded by the coding sequence ATGCTCAAGCTACTGACCGAAAACTGGCTGCTGAAACTGCTGTCCCTCGTCTTCGCCCTGGTGATGTGGTTTTTCGTCATGGGGGAGCAGAACCTTGAGGTCGGTTATGCAGTGCAGCTCGAACTGCAGAACGTTCCTTCGGGGATGATGGTCTCCAACGAGGTGCCCCGCCTGGTCGATGTGCGCATCAGCGGTCCACGCACAATACTGGCAAATCTGAGCCCGGCCGATATCGGGATCTCCGTTGACCTGAAGGATCTGCAACCGGGCCTGACCTCCTTCAAGCGCTTGGAGGAGCGTCTCAATATTCCCCGCGCTCTGAAGGTCACCCGGCTCTCGCCCTCCTTCGTTGATGTGAAGCTGGAGCGGGTCAAGGAAAAGTCGGTTCCGATCCGGGTTGTTCTGGCGGGGGCCCCCGCCGAGGGCTTTCAGGTCATCTCGGTGCGGACCGAGCCGAAATCGGCAACGGTGCTGGGTGCCGAGAGTGAGCTGAAGGATGTGGCCGAGGTGGTTACCGAAGTTGTGGATCTGGCACAAGTCAGGGAGAGTTTCACCCTCATGGTCCCCTTCAACTACGAAGGGCGCTATACCTCCCTAAAGGAACAAAAGACGGCGGAGGTTCAGGTGACTATTGAGTCGGTCGAACCAGTCGATCCGGGAGAACAAGGAGGGAAAATCGAGTGA
- the folP gene encoding dihydropteroate synthase: MAFTPRLLCIEDERQGHREILRIGADPSGAERMAAKMVRTLIKIQGVSCRAANILKQEMLAIGGDAAVARGSVSCAIPETDVILIGSLKTLRQLCRRLPSQPFGLAELAADIGRLLQRLDHPPLHLEGRSCRLSLQRPLVMGILNVTPDSFSDGGCFASPERALQRARQMVEEGADIIDVGGESTRPGAPPVALDEELDRVVPIVKALRRDLDVPVSVDTTKAVVAREAVAAGAEFVNDVSGLRFDPEMAETVARGGAGLFLMHTRGRPEQMQSDTRYGDLLGEICDYLEHSLKLAREAGVSESKIALDPGIGFGKDLEGNLEILRRLGELRALGRPILLGTSRKSFVGTVLGRKEPGDRLSGTLATVALGVAQGARIFRVHDVGPAREAALMASAVCWQEQAGE, translated from the coding sequence ATGGCCTTCACGCCGCGCCTTCTCTGTATCGAGGACGAGCGCCAGGGACACCGGGAAATCCTTCGGATCGGAGCCGACCCCTCCGGAGCCGAGCGCATGGCCGCCAAGATGGTGCGGACCCTGATCAAGATCCAGGGGGTTTCCTGTCGGGCGGCCAATATCCTCAAACAGGAGATGCTTGCAATCGGCGGGGATGCGGCCGTGGCAAGGGGCAGTGTGTCCTGCGCCATTCCCGAGACCGACGTTATTCTCATCGGGTCCCTCAAGACGCTCCGCCAGTTGTGCCGGCGCCTGCCCAGTCAACCTTTCGGTCTGGCGGAACTCGCTGCTGACATCGGTCGGTTGCTGCAGCGCCTGGATCATCCCCCGCTGCATCTCGAGGGGCGATCATGCCGGTTGAGCCTGCAGAGGCCGCTGGTCATGGGGATCTTGAACGTCACCCCCGACTCCTTCTCCGACGGCGGATGCTTCGCCTCCCCGGAGCGGGCCCTGCAAAGGGCCCGTCAGATGGTGGAGGAAGGGGCCGATATCATTGACGTCGGCGGGGAGAGCACCCGTCCCGGGGCGCCGCCCGTGGCTCTCGATGAGGAGCTGGACCGGGTGGTCCCGATCGTGAAGGCCCTGCGCCGGGATCTCGATGTTCCCGTCTCCGTCGATACCACCAAAGCCGTCGTGGCCCGGGAGGCTGTTGCCGCAGGTGCCGAATTCGTCAACGATGTCAGCGGTCTTCGCTTTGATCCCGAGATGGCGGAGACGGTTGCGCGAGGCGGTGCTGGGCTGTTCCTGATGCATACCCGGGGGCGTCCCGAGCAGATGCAAAGTGACACGCGCTACGGCGACCTGCTCGGGGAGATATGCGACTACCTGGAGCATAGTCTGAAGCTGGCCCGGGAGGCGGGGGTGTCGGAGAGCAAGATCGCCCTCGACCCCGGCATCGGTTTCGGCAAGGACCTCGAGGGAAACCTGGAAATCCTACGCCGCCTCGGCGAGTTGCGGGCTCTGGGACGACCGATTCTGCTGGGAACGTCGCGCAAGAGTTTTGTCGGCACGGTGCTCGGCCGCAAGGAGCCCGGGGATCGCCTCTCCGGGACGCTGGCCACCGTCGCTCTCGGCGTGGCCCAAGGCGCCCGGATTTTCCGGGTCCATGACGTGGGGCCGGCCCGGGAGGCGGCGCTGATGGCCTCGGCGGTCTGCTGGCAGGAACAGGCCGGGGAGTGA
- the ftsH gene encoding ATP-dependent zinc metalloprotease FtsH — MNQFYKNLALWLVISLVMILLFNMMTQKDRDQVPITYTAFLEAVDEGKVREVTVQGSTVEGKYQDDESFKTYTPEDPSLIVELREKGVVIQAKPQEDRSFWFTLMVSWGPILLLIGVWIFFMRQMQSGGGKAMSFGKSKAKLLSETQGQVTFKDVAGIDEAKDELEEIVSYLKDPKKFTRLGGRIPKGVLLVGSPGTGKTLLARAIAGEAGVPFFSISGSDFVEMFVGVGASRVRDLFVQGKKNAPCIIFIDEIDAVGRHRGAGLGGGHDEREQTLNQLLVEMDGFESNEGVILIAATNRPDVLDPALLRPGRFDRQVVVPRPDIKGRSKILQVHARKVPLDPSVDLEVVAKGTPGFSGADLANLVNEAALLAARRSKTQVENEDLDAAKDKVMMGAERRSMVITEEEKKVTAYHEAGHALVAMFIPGADPVHKVSIIPRGRAMGVTMYLPEEEKYNETKEGLHTKICTLLGGRVAEELSFSTITSGASNDLERATAIARKMVCEWGMSDKIGPVTFGEKEGEVFLGRDMGHVKNYSEATAIEIDGEIRDIVKANYDRTRDILTAHKDSLVEVSEALLERENLDGAEIRRMVFGEASAASGDGGGETVAPGAGPCVEESVSPTE; from the coding sequence GTGAATCAGTTCTATAAAAATCTCGCGCTGTGGCTGGTCATCTCACTGGTGATGATCCTGCTTTTCAACATGATGACCCAGAAGGACCGCGATCAGGTGCCCATCACCTACACGGCTTTCCTGGAAGCCGTGGATGAGGGGAAGGTCCGCGAGGTTACGGTCCAGGGCTCTACCGTCGAGGGGAAGTATCAGGACGATGAGTCGTTCAAAACCTACACGCCCGAAGACCCCAGCTTGATCGTCGAGCTTCGCGAGAAGGGGGTTGTCATTCAGGCCAAACCCCAGGAGGACCGGAGCTTCTGGTTTACCCTGATGGTCTCATGGGGGCCGATCCTTCTTTTGATCGGGGTCTGGATCTTCTTCATGCGGCAGATGCAGTCCGGCGGCGGAAAGGCGATGAGTTTCGGCAAGAGCAAGGCCAAGCTCCTCTCCGAAACCCAGGGGCAAGTCACTTTCAAGGATGTAGCCGGTATTGACGAGGCCAAGGACGAGTTGGAAGAGATCGTCTCTTACCTCAAGGATCCAAAGAAGTTTACCCGCCTCGGCGGGCGCATTCCCAAGGGGGTGTTGTTGGTCGGTTCGCCCGGAACCGGCAAGACCCTTCTGGCCCGGGCCATCGCAGGGGAGGCGGGGGTGCCCTTCTTCTCCATCTCGGGCTCCGATTTCGTGGAGATGTTCGTCGGGGTCGGCGCGAGCCGGGTCCGGGATCTCTTCGTCCAGGGCAAGAAAAACGCTCCCTGCATCATCTTCATTGACGAGATCGACGCTGTCGGCCGCCACCGCGGCGCCGGTCTGGGCGGCGGCCATGACGAGCGGGAGCAGACCCTCAATCAGTTGTTGGTCGAGATGGACGGCTTCGAGTCGAACGAGGGGGTGATCCTTATCGCCGCCACCAACCGTCCCGATGTCCTCGACCCGGCTCTGCTGCGCCCCGGGCGATTCGATCGGCAGGTGGTGGTGCCCCGTCCCGATATCAAGGGGCGGTCCAAGATCCTTCAGGTTCACGCGCGCAAGGTGCCCCTCGATCCGAGCGTCGATCTTGAGGTGGTTGCCAAGGGGACTCCCGGCTTCTCCGGCGCGGATCTTGCCAACTTGGTGAACGAGGCGGCCCTGCTTGCGGCGCGGCGGAGCAAGACCCAGGTGGAGAACGAGGATCTGGATGCGGCCAAGGACAAGGTGATGATGGGTGCCGAGCGACGCTCCATGGTCATCACCGAGGAAGAGAAGAAAGTCACCGCCTACCACGAGGCCGGCCATGCCCTGGTGGCGATGTTCATCCCCGGGGCCGACCCGGTTCACAAGGTGTCCATCATCCCTCGCGGCAGGGCCATGGGGGTAACCATGTACCTGCCCGAGGAGGAGAAGTACAACGAGACCAAGGAGGGGCTGCACACCAAGATCTGTACCCTGCTCGGCGGGCGGGTGGCCGAAGAACTGAGCTTCTCGACCATTACCAGCGGCGCGAGCAACGATCTGGAGCGGGCGACGGCTATCGCCCGCAAGATGGTCTGCGAGTGGGGGATGAGCGACAAAATCGGCCCGGTGACCTTCGGCGAGAAAGAAGGGGAGGTCTTCCTGGGGCGCGACATGGGACACGTCAAAAACTACAGCGAGGCGACGGCCATCGAGATCGATGGCGAGATTCGCGACATCGTGAAGGCCAACTACGACCGCACCCGCGACATCCTCACTGCCCACAAGGACAGCCTGGTCGAGGTGTCCGAGGCCCTGCTGGAGCGGGAAAACCTGGACGGTGCGGAGATCCGCCGGATGGTCTTCGGCGAAGCGTCTGCAGCATCGGGAGACGGCGGCGGCGAAACCGTGGCGCCCGGTGCCGGTCCCTGCGTCGAAGAATCCGTTTCCCCGACGGAATAG
- the cdaA gene encoding diadenylate cyclase CdaA yields MSGLLDFLKDFRWLLDLLDIALVAYIIYRIILLIKWTRAVQMLLGLAVILIVYVISQATGLYTLRWLLDNFLSSIILVIIVIFQSDIRRALMHVGRNPFFADLSYREETEVMEELVRASVNMANKRIGALIVIERETGLKDFLEVGVEIDAKVSSDLIASIFLPYSPIHDGALVIQQGRLKRAGCFLPLTQNPNVSKALGTRHRAAIGLTELVDAVAIVVSEETGKISVVVGGRITRDLDSTTLKRVLKRLLEPRPAKKKST; encoded by the coding sequence ATGAGCGGACTGCTCGACTTTCTCAAAGACTTCCGGTGGCTGCTCGACCTGCTCGACATCGCCTTGGTCGCCTACATCATCTATCGCATCATCCTGCTCATCAAGTGGACCCGCGCCGTCCAGATGCTCCTCGGCCTGGCGGTTATCCTGATCGTCTACGTGATCTCCCAGGCGACGGGGCTCTACACCCTGCGCTGGCTGCTGGACAACTTCCTCTCCTCCATCATTCTGGTCATCATCGTCATCTTCCAGAGTGATATCCGCCGCGCCCTCATGCACGTGGGGCGCAATCCCTTTTTTGCCGATCTCTCCTATCGCGAGGAGACCGAGGTCATGGAGGAGCTGGTCAGGGCCAGCGTCAACATGGCCAACAAGCGCATCGGCGCCCTGATCGTCATCGAGCGCGAGACCGGCCTCAAGGATTTTCTCGAGGTCGGGGTGGAGATCGACGCCAAAGTCTCCAGCGACCTGATCGCTTCCATTTTTCTGCCGTACTCACCCATTCACGACGGAGCCCTGGTCATCCAGCAGGGCCGCCTCAAGCGGGCCGGCTGTTTTCTGCCCCTGACCCAGAATCCCAATGTCAGCAAGGCCCTCGGCACCCGGCACCGGGCTGCCATCGGCCTGACCGAACTGGTCGATGCGGTGGCCATCGTCGTGTCGGAGGAGACGGGCAAGATCTCGGTGGTGGTCGGGGGACGCATCACCCGGGATCTCGACTCCACAACCCTGAAGCGGGTTTTGAAGCGGCTGCTCGAGCCCCGCCCCGCCAAGAAGAAGAGTACCTGA
- the glmM gene encoding phosphoglucosamine mutase — MKKKLFGTDGVRGVANIHPMTTEMAMQLGRAAGYVFKKENKRHRVVIGKDTRLSGYMIENALAAGICSMGVDVLQVGPLPTPGIAFITSSMRADAGVVISASHNPYQDNGIKFFSRDGFKLPDETELEIEELIFSHKIDSLRPTAAEVGKAFRIDDAQGRYVVFLKHAFPRDLDLTGLRIVLDCANGAAYKVAPAVLEELGAEVIRFGISPNGTNINSGCGSLYPNVIAEAVQEYRADLGMALDGDADRVIFVDEFGSEVDGDHIMAICATRMLAEKRLHKNTLVATVMSNMGLDIALRKAGGKVVKTAVGDRYVVEEMRRHGYNLGGEQSGHMIFLDHNTTGDGMISALQLLAIMQQTGKPLSELARVMVALPQVLVNVRVAERRDLKEVPEVQKVIEAAEKKLGSEGRVLVRYSGTEPLLRVMLEGQDKYQVTELAHEIGLAIEKHMGGKREGK, encoded by the coding sequence ATGAAAAAGAAGCTTTTTGGCACCGACGGGGTCAGGGGCGTGGCCAACATCCACCCCATGACCACCGAGATGGCCATGCAGTTGGGGCGTGCCGCGGGCTACGTGTTCAAGAAGGAAAATAAGCGGCACCGGGTGGTCATTGGCAAGGACACCCGGCTTTCGGGATACATGATCGAGAATGCCCTGGCCGCCGGCATCTGCTCCATGGGGGTCGATGTCCTCCAGGTCGGCCCACTGCCGACGCCGGGGATCGCCTTCATCACCTCCTCCATGCGCGCCGACGCCGGGGTGGTGATCTCCGCTTCCCACAATCCCTACCAGGACAACGGGATCAAGTTCTTCTCCCGGGACGGGTTCAAGCTTCCCGATGAAACCGAGCTGGAGATCGAGGAACTGATCTTCTCCCACAAGATCGATTCGTTGCGTCCTACGGCTGCGGAGGTGGGCAAGGCTTTTCGCATCGACGACGCCCAGGGGCGCTATGTCGTCTTTCTCAAACATGCATTTCCCCGAGACCTCGACCTGACAGGGTTGCGCATCGTTCTGGATTGCGCCAACGGGGCGGCCTACAAGGTGGCGCCGGCGGTTCTCGAGGAACTCGGTGCCGAGGTCATCCGCTTCGGGATTTCCCCCAACGGCACCAACATCAATTCCGGCTGCGGTTCCCTTTATCCCAATGTGATCGCCGAGGCGGTCCAGGAGTACCGGGCGGACCTGGGCATGGCCCTCGACGGGGATGCGGACCGGGTGATTTTCGTCGACGAGTTCGGCAGTGAAGTCGACGGCGACCACATCATGGCTATCTGTGCAACGCGCATGCTGGCCGAGAAGCGACTGCACAAAAACACTCTCGTGGCCACGGTGATGAGTAACATGGGCCTTGATATCGCTCTTCGCAAGGCAGGGGGCAAGGTTGTCAAAACGGCGGTCGGCGACCGCTACGTGGTGGAAGAGATGCGCCGCCACGGCTATAATCTCGGTGGAGAGCAGTCGGGGCACATGATTTTCCTCGACCACAATACCACCGGCGACGGGATGATCTCCGCCCTGCAACTTCTTGCCATCATGCAGCAGACCGGAAAACCCCTCTCTGAATTGGCCAGGGTGATGGTCGCTCTGCCCCAGGTGCTGGTCAACGTGCGGGTGGCCGAACGCCGTGATCTCAAGGAAGTTCCCGAGGTGCAAAAGGTTATTGAGGCTGCTGAAAAGAAGCTCGGTTCCGAAGGCCGGGTTCTGGTGCGCTACTCGGGGACTGAACCGCTGTTGAGGGTCATGCTGGAGGGCCAGGACAAGTACCAGGTCACCGAGTTGGCTCACGAGATCGGGTTGGCCATCGAAAAGCACATGGGCGGCAAGAGGGAGGGTAAGTAG